The following are from one region of the Mesorhizobium sp. B4-1-4 genome:
- a CDS encoding MocE family 2Fe-2S type ferredoxin, which yields MANWVEACAVDDVEEEDVIRFDHGGRTFAVYRSPDDEFFATDGYCTHEKAHLADGLVMDDIIECPKHNGRFNYKTGQAKGAPVCVNLKTYPVKVEAGKVMIEID from the coding sequence ATGGCCAATTGGGTTGAAGCGTGCGCGGTGGACGACGTCGAGGAAGAGGATGTCATTCGCTTCGATCATGGCGGCCGCACCTTCGCGGTCTACCGTTCGCCGGATGACGAGTTCTTCGCCACCGACGGCTATTGCACGCATGAGAAGGCGCATCTGGCCGACGGGCTGGTGATGGACGACATCATCGAATGCCCGAAACACAATGGCCGTTTCAACTACAAGACCGGCCAGGCCAAGGGCGCGCCGGTCTGCGTCAATCTCAAGACCTATCCGGTCAAGGTCGAGGCCGGTAAGGTGATGATCGAGATCGACTGA
- a CDS encoding 3-methyl-2-oxobutanoate hydroxymethyltransferase has translation MSRKRPTVADLRAMKGKRQLTMLRVLTLDEAEAAERAGVDIVSVPPELVLNPQYRDAAPSLFTMPGENFFEIGTADDFVRWAFRLYKAGADAVYCSAGYATIKRMADDAIPVIGHVGLIPSRATWTGGFKAVGKTADAAMQVFEAVKQLEAAGAIGAEIEVVPVEVAKAISERTPLIMLSMGAGTGCDAQYLFAEDILGQNRGHMPRHSKVYRNFAAECDRLQAERVAAFSEYVADVNSGAYPEDRHIVHMDPAELRLFLDKVSLM, from the coding sequence ATGAGCCGAAAGAGACCGACCGTCGCCGATCTGCGCGCGATGAAGGGTAAGCGCCAACTGACCATGCTGCGTGTTCTGACCCTGGACGAGGCCGAGGCCGCCGAACGGGCAGGGGTCGACATCGTCTCGGTGCCGCCCGAACTGGTGCTCAACCCGCAATACCGCGATGCAGCCCCCAGCCTGTTCACCATGCCGGGCGAGAATTTCTTCGAGATCGGCACGGCGGATGATTTCGTCCGCTGGGCCTTCCGCCTCTACAAGGCCGGCGCCGACGCGGTCTATTGCAGCGCCGGCTACGCCACCATCAAGCGGATGGCCGACGATGCTATCCCCGTTATCGGCCATGTCGGCCTCATTCCATCGCGCGCGACCTGGACCGGTGGCTTCAAGGCCGTCGGCAAGACCGCCGACGCCGCCATGCAGGTTTTCGAGGCGGTGAAGCAACTGGAGGCGGCCGGCGCCATCGGCGCCGAGATCGAAGTGGTGCCGGTCGAGGTGGCGAAGGCGATCTCGGAGCGTACTCCGCTCATCATGCTGTCGATGGGGGCGGGCACGGGCTGCGACGCGCAATATCTGTTCGCCGAGGATATTCTTGGCCAGAACCGTGGTCACATGCCCCGCCATTCCAAAGTCTATCGCAACTTCGCCGCCGAGTGTGACCGGCTGCAAGCGGAGCGGGTCGCCGCATTCTCCGAATATGTCGCCGACGTCAACAGCGGCGCCTATCCCGAGGACAGGCACATCGTGCACATGGATCCGGCCGAGCTACGCCTGTTCCTGGACAAGGTCAGCCTGATGTAA